From Neisseria musculi, the proteins below share one genomic window:
- the hscB gene encoding Fe-S protein assembly co-chaperone HscB, with amino-acid sequence MAQYFTLFELEPAFDIDIEALEQTYRSLAARFHPDKYASASIFEQKQAVMMASAVNEAYRVLKNPTERAAYLLLQHGIEADAPEHTAFAPEFLMQQMQWRETLEEARACSNSAVLAELDGEIASGQLNLQQHLRTAFLKQSYDEAASLVRQSRFLDKLRQEIQAAS; translated from the coding sequence ATGGCACAATATTTTACTTTATTTGAATTGGAACCCGCGTTCGACATCGACATCGAAGCATTGGAGCAAACCTACCGTTCGCTGGCCGCCCGGTTCCACCCCGACAAATATGCTTCCGCTTCCATATTCGAGCAAAAACAGGCCGTTATGATGGCTTCGGCCGTAAATGAAGCCTACCGCGTTTTAAAGAATCCCACCGAACGCGCCGCCTACCTGCTGCTGCAACACGGAATCGAAGCCGATGCGCCCGAACACACCGCTTTCGCGCCCGAATTTCTAATGCAGCAGATGCAGTGGCGTGAAACTTTGGAAGAAGCCCGAGCCTGCAGCAACTCCGCTGTCCTGGCAGAGTTGGATGGGGAAATTGCCTCCGGGCAGCTAAATCTGCAACAGCACCTGCGCACCGCTTTTTTAAAGCAAAGTTATGATGAGGCCGCCTCCTTAGTACGACAAAGCCGCTTTCTCGACAAACTGCGCCAAGAAATACAGGCCGCCTCCTGA
- the recR gene encoding recombination mediator RecR, with the protein MSKKPDAFTRLINALKILPNVGPKSAQRMAYQLLQHSRSGAQELAEALQQALAQVHHCPRCNTFCEGGLCGICADPDRDPHRLMIVHMPADVSGMETANCHDGLYFVLMGQVNPAQGMDLNHVALDKLIQRLQNSEVEEIIIATNFTAEGDATAYVLSELFKNLPYKISRLARGIPLGGELEYVDAGTLAQAVYERKILKE; encoded by the coding sequence ATGTCCAAAAAGCCCGATGCCTTCACCCGCCTGATCAATGCCTTGAAAATCCTGCCCAATGTCGGCCCCAAATCCGCACAGCGCATGGCCTACCAACTGTTGCAGCACAGCCGCAGCGGTGCGCAGGAACTGGCAGAAGCCCTGCAACAAGCCTTAGCGCAGGTTCACCACTGTCCCCGCTGCAACACCTTTTGCGAAGGCGGGTTGTGCGGCATATGCGCCGACCCCGACCGTGACCCGCACCGGCTGATGATTGTGCATATGCCTGCCGATGTTTCCGGCATGGAAACCGCCAACTGCCACGATGGGCTCTATTTCGTGTTGATGGGGCAAGTTAATCCCGCACAAGGCATGGATTTAAACCATGTTGCACTGGACAAGCTGATACAGCGCCTGCAAAACAGCGAAGTGGAAGAAATCATCATCGCCACCAATTTCACCGCCGAAGGTGATGCCACCGCTTATGTGTTGTCGGAATTATTCAAAAACCTGCCGTATAAAATCAGCCGCCTCGCCCGCGGCATCCCTCTCGGCGGCGAGTTGGAATATGTGGATGCCGGCACGCTCGCACAGGCGGTTTACGAACGCAAAATATTGAAAGAATAG
- a CDS encoding DUF6973 domain-containing protein, which yields MKRISLLISALLLTACQIHSDEGRRNKILKFTAKHPVAAQAIGLPGEDAVNITGNAARFALKTGLDNEANGSEGLGTQVNAVRHALWQAAISARFGTEIAEKIGNAYEDDTTIRENKTQYFSRAAADQAVDLRNNRIGRTIGAANPDAEMKVLVRAVINHYQKEGLWTARPAAEKGRSIWRISRTKISRAEQQAVLEQIKTLDENGFAPEDQADTPPPPQINTLSESTPEHLPNGAAHE from the coding sequence ATGAAACGGATCAGCCTATTGATTAGCGCATTGCTGCTCACAGCCTGCCAGATTCACAGCGATGAGGGCCGCCGCAACAAAATTCTCAAATTTACCGCCAAACACCCCGTAGCGGCGCAGGCTATCGGCCTGCCCGGTGAAGATGCCGTCAATATTACCGGCAATGCCGCCCGCTTTGCCCTCAAAACCGGCCTCGACAACGAAGCCAACGGCAGCGAAGGCTTGGGAACCCAGGTTAATGCCGTTCGCCATGCGCTTTGGCAGGCAGCCATCTCCGCCCGTTTCGGCACCGAAATCGCTGAAAAAATCGGCAACGCCTACGAAGACGACACCACCATACGCGAAAACAAAACCCAATATTTCAGCCGTGCCGCAGCCGATCAGGCTGTTGATTTGCGCAACAACCGCATCGGGCGCACCATAGGTGCCGCCAACCCCGATGCCGAGATGAAAGTGTTGGTTCGCGCTGTTATCAACCACTATCAAAAAGAGGGTTTGTGGACGGCGCGCCCTGCCGCAGAAAAAGGCCGCAGCATTTGGCGCATCAGCCGCACCAAAATCAGCCGCGCCGAGCAGCAGGCCGTGTTGGAACAGATCAAAACACTTGATGAAAACGGCTTTGCACCCGAAGATCAGGCCGACACCCCCCCCCCCCCGCAAATTAACACGCTGAGCGAAAGCACCCCCGAGCACCTACCAAACGGAGCAGCCCATGAGTGA
- a CDS encoding outer membrane protein assembly factor BamD, giving the protein MKKILLVAALGLALGGCAGTKGTIDKDAQITQDWTVEKLYAEAHDELNSNNYTRAIKLYEILESRFPNGRYAQQAQLDTAYAYYKDDEPEKALAAIERFQRNHPQHPNMDYALYLKGLVLFNEDQSFLNKLASQDWSDRDPKANREAYQAFAGLVERYPNSKYAPDATERMAKLVDALGGNEIAVARYYMKRGAYLAAANRAQKIVERYQNTRFVEESLAIMESSYRKMNKTQLADDTRRILAQNFPNSPYLQKPWSESNSIPWWRYWR; this is encoded by the coding sequence ATGAAAAAAATTCTTTTAGTGGCTGCTTTAGGCTTGGCTTTGGGCGGCTGCGCCGGCACCAAAGGCACCATTGATAAAGATGCCCAAATCACTCAGGATTGGACGGTTGAAAAACTGTATGCCGAGGCTCATGATGAGTTAAACAGCAATAATTATACGCGAGCCATCAAGTTATATGAAATTTTAGAATCACGCTTTCCCAACGGCCGCTACGCCCAGCAGGCGCAGTTAGACACGGCTTATGCCTATTATAAAGACGATGAGCCCGAAAAAGCACTGGCCGCCATCGAACGCTTCCAGCGCAACCACCCCCAGCATCCGAATATGGATTATGCCTTATACCTCAAAGGTTTGGTGCTGTTTAACGAAGACCAGTCGTTTTTAAACAAGCTGGCTTCGCAAGATTGGTCGGACCGCGACCCGAAAGCCAACCGCGAGGCCTATCAGGCATTTGCCGGGTTGGTGGAACGCTATCCCAACAGCAAATACGCGCCCGATGCCACCGAGCGTATGGCGAAGCTGGTGGATGCTTTGGGCGGCAACGAAATCGCCGTGGCCCGCTATTATATGAAGCGTGGTGCCTATTTGGCCGCTGCCAACCGCGCGCAGAAAATTGTCGAACGGTATCAAAATACCCGTTTCGTGGAAGAATCGCTGGCGATTATGGAATCTTCTTACCGCAAAATGAACAAAACGCAATTGGCAGACGATACCCGCCGCATTTTGGCGCAAAACTTTCCCAACAGCCCCTATCTGCAAAAACCGTGGAGCGAAAGCAACAGTATTCCGTGGTGGCGTTATTGGCGTTAA
- a CDS encoding nucleoside hydrolase: MSEKIRLIIDTDPGQDDAAAILMAHGLARRGLIDFLALTVVAGNVGLHHTATNARIICDWAGATDFPVYAGAGKPLLRPLVTAEEVHGKTGLDGAQLHDPQCPLQPVHAVPYLIDTLRKAKENGITLCPIGPLTNIAQAISLAPDIVGGIKNIVLMGGNYFEAGNITPAAEFNFYVDPHAAQIVLESGVPITILPLDVTHKACITTPRMNALRKQNNANGKRLADILQSYERFDTQKFGLEGGPLHDPCAVACAVFPELFSGKPCRVDVETQSSLTLGACVVDWWGTTGKPANARWITEVDADRLFRELAASINELP; encoded by the coding sequence ATGAGTGAAAAAATCCGCCTGATTATCGACACCGACCCCGGCCAAGACGATGCCGCCGCCATTCTGATGGCACACGGTCTGGCCAGGCGGGGGCTGATTGATTTCCTAGCACTCACCGTTGTGGCCGGCAACGTAGGCCTGCACCACACCGCCACCAACGCCAGAATCATCTGCGACTGGGCGGGAGCAACCGATTTTCCAGTTTATGCCGGCGCAGGCAAACCCTTATTGCGGCCGCTGGTTACCGCCGAAGAAGTGCACGGCAAAACCGGGCTGGACGGCGCACAACTACACGACCCGCAATGCCCGCTGCAACCCGTTCATGCGGTTCCCTATCTCATCGACACCCTGCGCAAAGCCAAAGAAAACGGCATCACACTCTGCCCCATCGGCCCGCTCACCAATATCGCGCAGGCCATCAGCCTTGCTCCCGACATCGTGGGCGGCATCAAAAACATTGTATTGATGGGCGGCAATTATTTTGAAGCCGGCAACATCACCCCCGCTGCCGAATTCAATTTCTATGTAGATCCCCATGCCGCGCAGATTGTGCTCGAAAGCGGCGTGCCCATCACCATTTTGCCGCTCGATGTTACCCACAAAGCCTGCATCACCACCCCGCGCATGAATGCTTTGCGCAAACAGAATAACGCCAACGGCAAACGCTTGGCCGATATCCTGCAAAGCTACGAACGCTTCGACACCCAAAAATTCGGCCTTGAAGGCGGCCCGCTGCATGACCCCTGCGCCGTTGCCTGCGCCGTTTTCCCCGAACTCTTCAGCGGCAAACCCTGCCGCGTTGATGTAGAAACCCAAAGCAGCCTCACTTTAGGCGCCTGCGTGGTGGACTGGTGGGGCACCACCGGCAAACCCGCCAATGCCCGCTGGATCACCGAAGTCGATGCAGACCGCCTGTTTCGGGAATTGGCCGCCTCCATCAACGAGCTGCCCTGA
- the nudB gene encoding dihydroneopterin triphosphate diphosphatase, which translates to MKTNITDKPPKIPVSVLVVLHDGNGNILLIERADCKNFWQSVTGSLEPNETPQAAAIREVLEETGIYLSDGQLKNWHESTEYEIYPHWRHRYPPGITHNTEHIFSAEINRQTPIKISLCEHTAYAWLPQAEAAVKVFSPSNRAAILNLHKHLF; encoded by the coding sequence ATGAAAACCAACATAACCGACAAACCGCCCAAAATACCTGTTTCCGTATTGGTAGTGTTGCACGACGGCAACGGTAACATATTGCTGATTGAGCGTGCCGATTGTAAAAATTTCTGGCAGTCAGTAACCGGCAGCCTGGAGCCAAATGAAACACCCCAAGCCGCAGCAATCAGAGAAGTTTTAGAAGAAACAGGAATTTATCTTTCAGACGGCCAACTGAAAAATTGGCACGAAAGCACCGAATACGAAATCTACCCCCACTGGCGCCACCGCTACCCCCCGGGGATTACACACAATACCGAACACATATTCTCCGCCGAAATAAACCGCCAAACGCCAATAAAAATCAGCCTCTGCGAGCATACCGCCTACGCATGGCTGCCGCAGGCCGAAGCCGCCGTAAAGGTTTTTTCACCCTCAAATAGAGCAGCAATTTTAAATCTGCATAAGCATTTGTTTTAA
- a CDS encoding GNAT family N-acetyltransferase, giving the protein MSLITILRPAAPHDCEHIYNAHRYSVQYTCTRSYNNRVLEAWSRLLSPEGYLDTMGNADKALWVVEYRGHIQGFFQLDFKEAQLDALYVHPFVHNHGLGTALLQRAEGLAAAEGLSFIKLYASLNSVAFYKLNGYESLGAAVLPLNRQVTVECELMRKYL; this is encoded by the coding sequence ATGAGCCTGATTACCATACTCCGCCCCGCCGCCCCGCACGACTGCGAACATATCTACAACGCCCACCGTTATTCCGTGCAATACACCTGCACCCGCAGCTACAACAACCGCGTGCTTGAAGCCTGGAGCCGGCTGCTCAGCCCCGAGGGCTATCTCGACACCATGGGCAATGCCGACAAAGCCTTATGGGTGGTGGAATACCGCGGCCACATCCAAGGCTTTTTCCAACTCGATTTCAAAGAAGCGCAGCTTGATGCACTTTATGTCCACCCCTTCGTACACAACCACGGCCTGGGCACGGCTCTGCTGCAACGCGCCGAAGGGCTGGCCGCCGCCGAAGGGCTGAGCTTTATCAAACTCTACGCCTCGCTCAATTCAGTGGCGTTTTATAAGCTCAACGGCTACGAATCGCTCGGTGCCGCCGTTTTGCCGCTCAACCGCCAGGTAACGGTTGAATGCGAATTGATGCGCAAATATCTCTAG
- the rluD gene encoding 23S rRNA pseudouridine(1911/1915/1917) synthase RluD produces MQNSSFENEADYNDDLGFSAAPDAETCINLTVPLDLAGVRLDAVLAKLLSDYSRNRLTAWIKEGAVTVNGKTAQPKDKMIGSEYIAVTARPSAENLAFTPEPMDLDIIYEDASVMVLNKPAGLVVHPAAGNWTGTLLNGLLAHCPGLAQIPRAGIVHRLDKDTSGLMVAAKTLSAQNHLVRQLQARTVKRIYRAVANGIVPFDGKIDTLIGRDPHNRLKMAVVKFGGKPAVTHVKVLERYAAHSYIECSLETGRTHQIRVHMREAGHPLAGDPVYGNLRHPCSDTAKAAVKGLARQALHAYRLSFEHPATGETVSFEAPIPQDMYRLLSVLRLEAGLDSPLSREAAWQETPDSGGDWNEDDYDVETVYLHG; encoded by the coding sequence ATGCAGAACTCTTCCTTTGAAAATGAAGCCGATTATAACGATGATTTAGGGTTTTCGGCAGCCCCCGATGCAGAAACTTGCATTAATTTAACCGTCCCTCTCGATTTGGCTGGGGTGCGGCTCGATGCGGTATTGGCCAAACTGCTGTCCGATTACTCGCGCAACCGCCTGACCGCATGGATAAAAGAAGGCGCGGTAACGGTAAACGGAAAAACCGCCCAACCCAAAGACAAAATGATAGGCAGCGAATATATCGCGGTAACGGCGCGCCCGAGCGCAGAAAACCTGGCGTTTACGCCCGAACCCATGGATTTGGACATTATCTATGAAGATGCTTCAGTGATGGTGTTAAACAAACCCGCAGGCCTGGTGGTACACCCCGCCGCCGGCAACTGGACGGGCACCCTGCTCAACGGCCTGCTGGCGCACTGCCCGGGGCTGGCGCAGATTCCTCGCGCCGGCATCGTGCACCGTTTGGATAAAGACACCAGCGGCCTGATGGTAGCAGCCAAAACCCTGAGCGCGCAAAACCATTTGGTGCGCCAATTGCAGGCGCGCACGGTCAAACGCATTTACCGCGCAGTAGCCAACGGCATCGTGCCGTTTGACGGAAAAATCGATACCCTTATCGGCCGCGACCCGCACAACCGCCTGAAAATGGCAGTGGTGAAATTCGGCGGCAAGCCGGCAGTTACCCATGTGAAAGTGTTGGAGCGTTATGCCGCGCACAGCTATATAGAATGCTCGCTCGAAACCGGCCGCACCCACCAAATCCGCGTGCATATGCGCGAAGCCGGCCATCCGCTCGCGGGCGACCCGGTTTACGGCAACCTGCGCCATCCCTGCTCCGACACCGCCAAAGCAGCCGTCAAAGGCTTGGCACGCCAAGCCCTTCATGCCTACCGCTTGAGTTTCGAGCATCCCGCCACAGGCGAAACCGTATCGTTTGAAGCGCCGATTCCTCAGGATATGTACCGCCTGTTATCCGTGTTGCGCTTGGAAGCCGGGCTGGATTCCCCACTCAGCCGTGAGGCCGCATGGCAGGAAACACCCGATAGCGGCGGAGACTGGAATGAAGACGATTACGATGTGGAAACCGTGTATCTGCACGGTTAA
- a CDS encoding aromatic amino acid transaminase, protein MFRHIDFYPGDPILGLLETYHNDPRSHKVNLGIGIYFDENGKLTLPDSVRAAEARRTAAALPRPYLPMEGLDGLRRAVQKLLFGTHCAALKENRIATIQTLGGSGALKVGADFLRRWFPEAKVYVSDPTWDNHKGIFEGAGFEVGTYPYYDSETGGVKFEEMLAFFLKLPEHSVPVLHPCCHNPTGVDLSPVQWDALLEIVQTRKLIPFMDMAYQGFGENFDSDAYAVRKAADMGLPLLVGNSFSKNLSLYGERAGGLSVVCSSPEEAALVFGQLKFTVRRIYSSPPAHGGCIAAEVMNTPELFAQWEREVCTMRNRIRAMRQKLYEVLSEKVPDKNFNYFITQRGMFSYTGLSPEQVQRLQSEFAVYLVASGRMCVAGLNGSNADYVADAFAAVLTGRKPA, encoded by the coding sequence ATGTTCCGGCATATCGATTTCTACCCCGGCGACCCGATTTTGGGTTTGCTCGAAACTTATCACAACGATCCGCGCAGCCACAAAGTGAATCTCGGCATCGGCATTTATTTCGATGAAAACGGCAAACTGACGTTGCCGGATTCGGTGCGTGCCGCCGAGGCAAGGCGTACCGCTGCCGCGCTACCGCGCCCCTATCTGCCGATGGAGGGCTTGGACGGCCTCCGCCGCGCGGTGCAGAAACTGCTGTTCGGCACCCACTGCGCGGCTTTGAAAGAAAACCGTATCGCCACCATTCAAACCCTCGGCGGCTCCGGTGCGCTTAAAGTGGGTGCCGATTTTCTGCGCCGCTGGTTTCCCGAAGCCAAAGTTTATGTGAGCGATCCCACTTGGGACAACCACAAAGGCATTTTCGAGGGTGCAGGTTTTGAAGTCGGCACTTATCCTTACTACGATTCCGAAACCGGAGGCGTAAAATTCGAGGAAATGCTGGCGTTTTTCTTGAAACTGCCCGAACACAGCGTGCCGGTATTACACCCCTGCTGCCACAATCCTACCGGCGTGGATTTAAGCCCCGTACAATGGGACGCACTGCTCGAAATCGTGCAAACCCGCAAGCTGATTCCGTTTATGGACATGGCTTATCAGGGCTTCGGCGAAAATTTCGACAGCGATGCCTATGCTGTGCGCAAAGCCGCCGACATGGGCCTGCCGCTGTTGGTCGGCAATTCTTTTTCCAAAAACCTTTCACTGTATGGCGAACGCGCCGGCGGCCTGAGTGTGGTATGTTCCAGCCCCGAAGAAGCCGCCCTGGTGTTCGGCCAGCTCAAATTTACCGTACGCCGCATTTATTCCAGCCCGCCCGCACACGGCGGCTGTATCGCGGCAGAAGTGATGAATACGCCCGAGCTTTTCGCGCAATGGGAGCGCGAGGTGTGCACCATGCGCAACCGTATCCGCGCCATGCGGCAAAAACTGTATGAAGTGCTTTCTGAGAAAGTGCCTGATAAAAATTTCAATTATTTCATCACCCAACGCGGAATGTTCAGCTACACCGGCCTTTCTCCCGAACAGGTGCAGCGCCTGCAAAGCGAATTTGCAGTTTATCTGGTTGCCTCCGGCCGTATGTGTGTGGCAGGGCTCAACGGAAGTAATGCCGATTATGTGGCCGATGCCTTTGCCGCCGTGTTAACCGGCCGGAAACCCGCCTGA